One Acutalibacter muris DNA window includes the following coding sequences:
- a CDS encoding RNA polymerase sigma factor — protein MTAEEFAGYAKRYGDTVYRVALNCCKNAADAEDIMQTVLLKLYREKTDFESEEHVKRWLIRVAVNEGRKLRSSGWFKRRASLEEYAGTVDFESPEESELFIIAMALPEKYRVPLYLYYYEDYTIKEVAALCKLKESTVQTRLQRARERVKKALTKQEEDS, from the coding sequence ATGACAGCGGAGGAATTTGCCGGGTACGCGAAAAGGTATGGCGACACAGTCTATCGGGTGGCGCTCAACTGCTGCAAGAACGCCGCCGACGCCGAAGACATTATGCAGACGGTGCTTTTAAAGCTCTACCGGGAAAAGACGGACTTTGAGAGCGAGGAGCACGTGAAGCGCTGGCTTATCCGAGTAGCCGTGAACGAGGGCAGGAAACTCAGAAGCTCCGGGTGGTTCAAAAGGCGGGCGTCCCTGGAGGAATACGCCGGGACGGTGGACTTTGAGAGCCCAGAAGAAAGCGAGCTCTTTATCATAGCCATGGCCCTGCCGGAGAAGTACCGGGTGCCTCTCTACCTCTACTACTACGAGGACTATACCATAAAAGAGGTAGCGGCCCTGTGTAAGCTCAAGGAGTCCACCGTACAAACCCGCTTACAGCGGGCCCGGGAGAGGGTAAAAAAGGCGCTTACAAAGCAAGAGGAGGATTCATAA